A genomic region of Pseudoxanthomonas suwonensis contains the following coding sequences:
- a CDS encoding DUF4198 domain-containing protein yields MKRSLILAVAIASLAAPFAASAHKTWLRPSQTVLAGTDPWITVDAAVSNDLFYFNHVPLRLDNLAITAPDGSRVEPQNLTTGKYRSVFDVQLAQPGTYRIAVVNSGLFGSWEENGKPRRWRGTPATFATEVPKDAKNLQISQSVGRVETFVTNGSPNDTALKTSGEGIELVPLTHPNDLVAGEPAKFRVLVDGKPAQGVEFEIVRGETRYRNAQDEIQAVSDARGEFSVTWPEPGMYWLEATREDAKTSLPQARQRRLSYVATLEVLPQ; encoded by the coding sequence ATGAAGCGTTCCCTGATCCTCGCCGTCGCCATTGCCTCGCTGGCCGCCCCATTCGCCGCTTCCGCGCACAAGACCTGGCTGCGCCCGTCGCAGACCGTGCTGGCCGGCACCGATCCGTGGATCACGGTGGACGCGGCGGTGTCCAACGACCTGTTCTACTTCAACCACGTGCCGCTGCGGCTGGACAACCTGGCCATCACCGCGCCGGACGGCAGCCGGGTCGAGCCGCAGAACCTGACCACCGGCAAGTACCGCAGCGTGTTCGACGTGCAGCTGGCGCAGCCGGGCACCTACCGCATCGCCGTGGTCAACAGCGGCCTGTTCGGCAGCTGGGAAGAGAACGGCAAGCCCCGGCGCTGGCGCGGCACTCCGGCCACCTTCGCCACCGAAGTGCCGAAGGACGCCAAGAACCTGCAGATCTCGCAGAGCGTCGGCCGGGTGGAAACCTTCGTCACCAACGGCTCGCCCAACGACACCGCACTGAAGACCAGTGGCGAGGGCATCGAGCTGGTGCCGCTGACCCACCCCAACGACCTGGTCGCCGGCGAGCCGGCGAAGTTCCGCGTGCTGGTCGACGGCAAGCCGGCGCAGGGCGTGGAATTCGAGATCGTCCGCGGCGAGACCCGCTACCGCAACGCGCAGGACGAGATCCAGGCGGTGAGCGACGCCAGGGGCGAGTTCAGCGTCACCTGGCCCGAGCCCGGCATGTACTGGCTGGAAGCCACCCGGGAAGACGCCAAGACCAGCCTGCCGCAGGCCAGGCAGCGGCGCCTGAGCTACGTGGCCACGCTGGAAGTGCTGCCGCAGTAA
- a CDS encoding FAD:protein FMN transferase, giving the protein MHQATAGSLASLGGETMGTRWSARVAARPGADLHALHAGIQQQLDRVVAQMSTWEPGSDISRYRRAPAGTWRELPEEFAAVLDCALEVAAASDGAFDPTVGPLVDLWGFGSAGTPRRVPAAADIARERARCGWRLLQRRDADRALLQPGGVQLDLSAIAKGHGADLAAAHLRARGIAAALVEVGGEIRGYGRKPDGEPWRVLVESAADERAADEHAADEHAGADELPPRVLVLEDAAVATSGDRWHRFDQDRARYAHTIDPRTGTPVADAAASVTVVAGDAMHADAWATALTVMGAAAGLAFARGHGLAARFVVRDGTGLSESMTPEFQAYLAT; this is encoded by the coding sequence ATGCACCAGGCGACCGCCGGGAGCCTCGCCAGCCTCGGCGGCGAGACCATGGGAACGCGCTGGAGCGCGCGCGTGGCCGCGCGCCCCGGCGCCGACCTGCACGCGCTGCACGCCGGCATCCAGCAGCAGCTGGACCGGGTGGTGGCGCAGATGAGCACCTGGGAGCCCGGTTCGGACATCAGCCGCTACCGGCGGGCGCCGGCCGGCACCTGGCGGGAACTGCCGGAGGAGTTCGCGGCGGTGCTGGACTGCGCGCTCGAGGTCGCCGCCGCCAGCGACGGCGCCTTCGATCCAACGGTCGGCCCGCTGGTGGACCTGTGGGGGTTCGGCAGCGCCGGCACGCCGCGACGCGTACCGGCCGCCGCCGACATCGCCCGCGAACGCGCGCGCTGCGGCTGGCGCCTGCTGCAGCGGCGCGATGCCGACCGCGCGCTGCTGCAACCCGGCGGCGTCCAGCTCGACCTGTCGGCCATCGCCAAGGGCCATGGCGCCGACCTGGCCGCCGCGCACCTGCGCGCGCGCGGCATCGCCGCGGCGCTGGTGGAGGTCGGTGGCGAGATCCGCGGCTACGGGCGCAAGCCCGACGGCGAACCGTGGCGCGTGCTGGTCGAATCGGCCGCTGACGAACGCGCCGCTGACGAGCATGCCGCTGACGAGCACGCCGGCGCCGACGAACTGCCGCCGCGCGTGCTGGTGCTGGAGGACGCGGCCGTCGCCACCTCCGGCGACCGCTGGCACCGGTTCGACCAGGACCGCGCCCGCTACGCGCACACCATCGACCCGCGCACCGGCACGCCGGTTGCCGACGCGGCCGCCTCGGTCACGGTGGTCGCCGGCGACGCCATGCACGCCGACGCATGGGCCACCGCGCTGACCGTGATGGGGGCCGCGGCCGGGTTGGCGTTCGCCCGCGGGCACGGGCTGGCCGCGCGTTTCGTCGTCCGCGACGGCACTGGCCTGAGCGAATCGATGACCCCCGAATTCCAGGCGTATCTCGCCACGTGA
- a CDS encoding flavodoxin domain-containing protein, producing the protein MPKAAEGHGSHRALAGHLALVALLVLAACLLLPLHGDAWWPATPRPLRWWLAGGTLAAWLGLCAVFLRRPAAPAQATVPATADGEPPLLVAWASQTGFAQVLAERSAAMLREGGVPVRVLPLEAVDAVLLGETRRALFVASTTGEGDPPDHALAFLRRTMAQPLSLAGLEYALLALGDREYQDFCAFGRQLDGWLGARGARALFDRVEVDNADQASLRHWQYEVGRIGGLDGPPDWTPPAYEPWRLQARVPVNTGSPGAPVFDLCLVPADGPLPEWTAGDIAEIGPHHPPGRVQALLDALQLPGDAQVETAGGREPLAALLARSQLPSVESVRGLALQQLVEGLQPLPHREYSIASVPGEGGLRLLVRRMARPDGSAGLGSGWLCDTAAPGQAIDLRLRRNTGFHPPPPERPLILVGNGTGIAGLRAHLQARIAAGARGNWLLFGERSPEHDRFYADDIRQWQSQGWLDRVDLAFSRAPDQACYVQHRLEAAAGLLCDWVERGASILVCGNATGMAPAVDAVLARVLGEEQRDALRTEGRYRRDVY; encoded by the coding sequence ATGCCCAAGGCCGCCGAAGGACACGGTTCGCACCGGGCGCTGGCCGGCCACCTCGCGCTGGTCGCGCTGCTGGTGCTGGCCGCGTGCCTGCTGCTGCCGCTGCACGGCGACGCCTGGTGGCCCGCGACCCCGCGGCCGCTGCGCTGGTGGCTGGCCGGCGGCACCCTGGCCGCGTGGCTCGGCCTGTGCGCGGTATTCCTGCGCCGGCCGGCTGCCCCCGCGCAGGCCACGGTGCCGGCAACGGCGGACGGCGAGCCGCCGCTGCTGGTCGCCTGGGCCAGCCAGACCGGATTCGCCCAGGTGCTGGCCGAACGCAGCGCGGCGATGCTGCGCGAGGGCGGCGTACCCGTGCGGGTCCTGCCGCTGGAAGCGGTCGACGCCGTTCTGCTGGGCGAAACGCGCCGCGCCCTGTTCGTCGCCAGCACCACCGGCGAGGGCGACCCGCCGGACCACGCCCTCGCCTTCCTGCGGCGGACGATGGCCCAACCGTTGTCGCTGGCCGGCCTGGAATACGCCCTGCTGGCGCTGGGCGACCGCGAATACCAGGACTTCTGCGCCTTCGGCCGGCAACTCGACGGTTGGCTCGGCGCGCGCGGCGCGCGCGCGCTGTTCGACCGGGTCGAGGTCGACAACGCCGACCAGGCCAGCCTGCGCCACTGGCAGTACGAGGTCGGGCGCATCGGCGGGCTGGACGGCCCGCCCGACTGGACGCCGCCGGCCTACGAGCCGTGGCGGCTGCAGGCGCGCGTGCCGGTCAACACCGGAAGTCCCGGCGCGCCGGTGTTCGACCTGTGCCTGGTGCCGGCCGACGGCCCGTTGCCGGAATGGACCGCCGGCGACATCGCCGAGATCGGGCCGCACCATCCGCCCGGACGGGTGCAGGCGCTGCTGGACGCGTTGCAGCTGCCCGGCGATGCGCAGGTGGAGACCGCCGGCGGCCGCGAGCCGCTGGCCGCCCTGCTCGCGCGCTCGCAGCTGCCTTCAGTGGAATCGGTCCGTGGCCTTGCGCTGCAACAGCTGGTCGAGGGCCTGCAGCCGCTGCCGCACCGGGAGTATTCGATCGCATCGGTTCCCGGCGAAGGCGGGTTGCGCCTGCTGGTCCGGCGCATGGCCCGGCCGGACGGCAGCGCCGGCCTGGGCAGCGGCTGGCTGTGCGACACCGCCGCACCCGGGCAGGCGATCGACCTGCGCCTGCGCCGCAATACCGGCTTCCATCCGCCACCGCCGGAGCGGCCGCTGATCCTGGTCGGCAACGGCACCGGCATCGCCGGCCTGCGCGCGCACCTGCAGGCGCGCATCGCCGCCGGCGCGCGCGGCAACTGGCTGCTGTTCGGCGAACGCAGCCCGGAACACGACCGCTTCTACGCCGACGACATCCGCCAGTGGCAGTCGCAGGGCTGGCTGGACCGCGTCGACCTTGCCTTCTCGCGCGCGCCGGACCAGGCCTGTTACGTGCAGCACCGCCTGGAGGCGGCGGCCGGCCTCCTGTGCGACTGGGTCGAGCGCGGCGCGTCGATCCTGGTATGCGGCAATGCCACCGGCATGGCGCCGGCGGTGGACGCGGTGCTGGCACGCGTGCTGGGCGAGGAACAGCGCGACGCGTTACGCACCGAAGGCCGCTACCGCCGCGACGTCTACTGA